The Synechococcus sp. MVIR-18-1 region CAGTGCCTTGAGTTGATCAAGGGTTTGAACGAGCCCGGGATGTAAGACCGGTTGGGTTTGGCTGGACTTTGCCTCAGATTCAGCCTCTGATGCCGCCTCGGGCCCTGATGGTTGAGCTGATGTTGTGGCTTCAGCTTTGGCGGGGCCTGGCTCCTCTGCTTTGGCGAGGAGATGGGCGTTAGCCGCTAAACCACCACTGGAAAAGGTGGCCACAAAGTTGGGGACCTGACGGATCAGGCTGTTCAGCTCGAGTTCCTCTAGGCGCTGACTCAGGCCATCGCCATCAACGCTGCCCAGGTCGAGTTTGGGCTCCTCTGGTAGCGGAATGTCCACCAGAATTTCAGCCAGGTGCCGTGACAGGTAGGCATTGTCTTTGTCGTTAGCAAGCTTGGCTTTCAGTGCACCTTTAATGGCGCCACGACTCGCTTTTGGACCCTCTGCTTCCACCTCGGCTAGGGCTCTGTACACCCCATCGAGATCGTCGTTGTCTTTCAGCAGGCTGATCGCTGTTTTGGGACCCACTCCCTTCACGCCAGGGATGTTGTCGGAGCTATCGCCAGTGAGAGCCTTGAGTTCAACCACCTTGGTGGGAGCCACGCCGAGCTTGGCTTGCACGCCGGCTTCATCGATCAAGGTGGGGCCACTGCTTTTGGCATAGGGACCGCCGCCCATATAAAGGACAGCGATGTTGCGGCTGTCGTCCACCAGTTGGAAGAGGTCGCGATCACCGCTCAGAATGCGCACGCTCCATCCATCTGCTGCTGCGCGGTTGGCCAGGGTGCCGAGCACATCGTCGGCTTCAAAGCCCGGGGCCAGACAGAGAGGAAGTTGCAGCTGCGTCTTCAGAATCTCTTGAAGCTGCCTCAGGTCTTGGAAGAAGTGGTCGGGAGCGACGTCGCGATGGGCCTTGTAGTTTGGGTCGGCCTTATGGCGGAAGGTGGGTTCAGCTGTATCGAAGGCGATCGTCACGCTGTTGGGCTTCAGCCCTTTGCAGTTATCGAGAAGGGCCTTGAGGAATCCATAGGTGACGCTCGTAGGAATTCCGTCTTTGGTGCTGAGTCCACCCTCACCGCCTTTGCTGAAGGCGTAAAAACTGCGGAACGCCAGTGAGTGTCCGTCCACCAGCAGAAGCAGGGGTTGATCGGAGGTGGGGCTCATGGGTTTCGGCAGGGGTGGTCAGGATTAGTCGCGTTGTTTCGCCCAGGGCGGCAAGTCGATGAACACCTGCGTTCCCGGTTCCACTCCGGAGAGAATCGCACTTTGGCTGCCGCCGCTAGCGCCAAGTTCGATCGACTTGAATGTGGGTTGATCGTTCTTGCCCACCAGCAACACCCCTGGTTTGCCGTCTTCCGTCACGATCGCCACGGTTGGGACCAAGGTGCTCGCGGCGGTGCGTCCGGTTTGAAAGTTCACGTCTGCCGTCATGCCGATGCGCAGGATCGGAGGTGGATTGAGAAGGGTGAGTTCCACCTCAAAGGAGATCACGTTGTTGGTTTTCTCAGCGCGTGGTGCGATGTCGCGAACTTCAGCGGCAAAGCTTTGATCTGGGAACGCATCAACGCGAACGTTTGCGACTTGCCCGATTTTGATCCGGCCGATATCGCTTTCGGGCACTTTTGCCGTGACTTCAAGGCCCTCGGAGAGCTCAACAATCGAGGAGCTGGTGGCGCCTGCTGAGGAGGATGCAGCAGTGGTTGGTGTCACAAAGGAGCCTGGTTCGGCATAGCGCTCAGTGATCACTCCGCTGAAGGGTGCTCTGATTAACAGTTCACCTCCTTCTATGTCTCTTTGTTGGATTCTTTCCTGGGCCGCTTCAAAGTTGGCTTTGCTGCTGAGGTAGCGGGCTCGATAGTCGTCCCGGTCTTCGGCGCTAATCACGCCACTGGTAAATAACGTCCGACGTCGTTTGTAGTCAGCAGCCTTGGCTTCGTAGTCGGCTTTGGCTTGACGTGCCAAAGCTTGGAGTTCATCGAGACGGTCTTGAAAGTCACCCCGGTCCATGCGGGCGAGCACCTGCCCTTTCTCGACGCGGGCTCCTTCGTCAACGAGCAAGGCTTCGAGCAAGCCTTGCCGTCTTGGGCTCACGTTGACGCGGCGAATCGCTTCTAACTCGCCGCTAGCAGTGACCACACCAGGGAGCGAGCCGCGGGTGGCTTGAACGGTGTAGTCGGATAGGTCGCGACCTCCGCTGCGGGTGCTGGTCAGCATCCAAATCAAACTGCCGCCACCCACAACTGCTGCAGCCACGCCAGCGATGACAAGGCGTTTGCGTCGTCGTCGATCTCCGCTGAGGCGAGTAAGAGAGGTCAAGTCATGGTCCTTGGCGAGTAATGGGGTTTGCCGTTGTTGGCTGACCATGACAGCGCCTGTATCAGAACTTCACACATAGTCTCGCTTGTGTCCTGAAGAATCGACGAACCAGTTGGAAATTTGCACGTTACCGTAACGGTGCTGATACGTAATCGTGCTTTTAGTGAGGTTGCCGGGCGAAGGGGCAGTTGAGGGTCGGTGGATAGATTTGCCTACATGCTTAAAGCTGGAATCGTCGGATTGCCCAACGTTGGCAAATCCACCTTGTTCAATGCCCTCGTGGCTAACGCGCAGGCTCAGGCTGCGAACTTTCCGTTCTGCACGATTGAGCCGAATGTGGGCACGGTGGCGGTTCCCGATGACCGCCTCCAGAAGCTCTCCGACCTCAGCAAGAGCAAAGAGCTGATCCCTACACGGATGGAGTTCGTTGATATCGCCGGTTTGGTGAAGGGTGCCAGTCAAGGCGAAGGCTTGGGCAATAAGTTCCTCTCCAACATTCGTGAGGTCGACGCGATTGTTCACGTGGTGCGTTGCTTTGAAGACGACGATGTGATTCACGTGTCTGGGTCGGTGGGTCCTGCACGCGATGCCGAGGTGATCAATCTTGAACTTGGCTTGGCCGATCTTTCTCAGATCGAGAAGCGGCGTGAGCGGCTGAAGAAGCAAATGCGTACGAGCAAGGAAGCTCAGGTGGAAGATGAGGCTCTTGCGCGCATCCAAGAGGTGCTCGAAGCCGGTGGTGCCGCACGCAGTATCGAGTTGACGGATGAAGAAGCGCTGATGATCAAACCGCTCGGACTGCTCACCGCTAAGCCGATCATTTACGCCACCAATGTGAGCGAAGACGATTTGGCTGCGGGCAATGGCTACTGCGAAGAAGTTGCGGCCCTTGCCGAGAAAGAAGGTGCTGAGTCCGTGCGCATTTCAGCGCAGGTGGAGGCCGAGTTGGTTGAGTTGGGCGAAGAAGAATGTGCTGATTATTTGCAGGGTCTTGGTGTGAGTGAAGGAGGCTTGCGCAGTCTCATTCGTGCCACCTATCGACTCTTGGGTTTACGTACTTACTTCACGACGGGTGAAAAAGAAACACGCGCTTGGACCTTCCGTGCCGGGATGACTGCACCGCAAACAGCAGGGGTGATTCACACTGATTTTGAGCGTGGATTCATCCGTGCGCAAACCATTGGTTGGGAGAAGTTGCTGGAGGCTGGCTCACTTTCAGAGGCTCGGAATAAGGGCTGGTTGCGTAGTGAAGGCAAGGATTATCTCGTCGATGAAGGAGATGTGATGGAGTTTTTGTTCAATGTTTAATATTAAATTAGTAATTTAAAAATTTTGTTGTGCTTATTTGTGATTACAGGGTCGGAGAGTTGATATTTTCTTGAGCTTTGCATATACTGCGGACATGCTTGCTCCGAAAATTAATCTTTAGGTTTAATGCAGTCTATTGCAAGTGATTGCCTGCAATTGAAAAATAATTTTGAGGGTAATTTTTTGACTATCGCCCCACCCCATACATACAGAAGAACTCTTCGCCACCTTTTCGGCGGAGAAACTCTTTTGCCATCAATCTCGATAACGCTTCCGCTGGTGTCTTCCTTAGCTCCACAGCCACTTGAGTAAGCGGGGTGAGAGAAAACTCGTCTCCTTGATCAAGTGGCATTTCAGTGATTTCTTGCCAGCTCAGGTCAAATCACGAGAGACTCCATGCAAACTCACTATTTCGTTGATCAAACCTCATCGCTATTGCGCCCTCGGGGCAGAGATCAGCAGTGATTTGGTTTTGCCAGAGCTGCAAGCTTCCGATTCAGCCTGTGATTCGTTGGTGCAGATCCAACAGGGAGATCATGGGCAATGGCCCAGCCTTGAGCCGAGCCCTCACAGCACGCCAACACTGCGGCTTGCACCTCAAGATTGGCGCTTAGAACTGGAAGGCATTGGCTGGTTTCGTGCCACTGGTGGTGAGCGTTTGGAATGGCAACGTTGGGATGACAGCGTCAGCGACCGCGACATCCGAACGTTTGCTGTAACCAGTGGGCTTGGAGCCCTAGCGATCCAGCGTGGCGCGTTGGTTTTGCATGGAACAGCTCTGGAGCGTGACGGAGAGGCGATTCTGCTGTTAGGGCATCCAGCTGCAGGAAAGTCCACCCTGGCCTGGTGTTTAATCCAAGAAGGTTGGCACTTACTCAGTAGTGAGCTAGTTGCCGTTGGCAGTGATGGGATAGTTCAGCCAGGGATGCATCAACTCAAGCTCTGGTACGACGCTGCTATGACCTTGGAATTGGATTATGCACAGCTACAACCTGTAAGAAAGGGACTTAAGCGATATGCATTGCTAGCTGAAGAGTTAACTTGCATGCCACAGCCAACACCATTACGGCTGATCTATGCCTTAAATCGCGCCAAAGAAGATTCAGGTAAAGAGGAGGATGCCGATGAGGCAGGAGATGAAATGGAAAAAGTATCTCTTAAGGCTTCACGAAATTTCTCACAAACAAATGCCTTAATGCGCCTGCGCAACCAAGCCTTTCACGCCAGGATGTATCGAGGCATGGATGCAGAAGCGCAGCTATTTATGCAGGCAGCTGCACTAGCTCGAACGGTGCCATTGCATGCCTTGATCGTTCCAGATGGAATCAAAGCAATGGCCGAAAGCCTGAAGGAGGTGGACCTCATGCAACCCGAATCGATGCAACAGCGCAAAAAGAGCAAAGAAGAGGACGCAAGCAATGACTGAAGATCACAGCTACTGGTATCTAGCCTCGTATCCAAAATCAGGCAACACCTGGTGCCGGGTTTTTATTACTGAATTGATGAGACTGGCAGGAGAGAATCCTGGAGAAGAATTAAACCTTAATCAAGATATTGAAACTGGAGCGATTGCCTCATCCAGGCTTTGGCTAGACGATCAATTAGGAATCAATAGTTGCGATCTAAGTTTTAGTGAACTTGATCCGTTGCGCGGACGTGCTGGTGCCAGTGCATGGCTATTCGCAGAAGGAGAGCGCTTTCACAAAGTGCATGATGCCTTTAAATCTCCTGATTCCCGTGGACGCCCGGTGGTGAGTACAACATGCTGCTCTGGTGTTGTTTATATCCTGCGCCACCCGGAAGATGTAGTCGTATCACTCAGTCACTTCTTCTCATGGCCGTTGGATCGATGCGTTGATTCCTTGCTTGATCCAAGTGCAGCACTGGTGCCAGGGGAACGCTTTGGCGGCCATCAAGTACGCCAACACATGGGCCGCTGGGATCAACATGTGCGCTCATGGGCTGATCAAACTCAGCTACCAGTTTTGATCATGCGCTATGAAGACATGCTAGCAAAAGGATCAGAAACATTCACCAAATTAGCAACCTTTTTAGGGCTTCCTACTGACTCGAAACTCATTGATCAGGCTTTGGAAAATACCTCCATTGATCGACTCAAGAAGCTTGAGGAAGATGTTGATGGCTTTGCAGAAAAACCTGCCGGTTGTGAGCGGTTCTTCCGCTCAGGTCGGACAGGAGAAGGAGCAGAACAACTTTCAATTGAGCAGCGAAAGCGACTAGCAAATGGGTTGTCTGAAGCGATGAATCGCTTTGAATACGAAGGGCCAGACGTTGACTGATCCTCGAATTGAATTTGTATTTGGAGAGGTGAGTGATCAGCTCAGAAGCGAATTGAAGGCTTTTTGGAGCCAGTATGGCAAGCCACATCAAGAAGAATTGAAGTCGTTTCGAGCAACACTAAGCAATAACCAAAAACGCATGGGTCTACTTAAAAAGCCCATATCGCGACAGCCTGCCGCAATCTCACGTGATCAGTCAGGCGCAATTAACGGCGTTGTATTTGTCGTATTGAGAGAGCTAGAGACTTCCCGAGATCTCGGAAGCCATGCCTACTTTCAACGCATGTATGTAATTCCAGAATCCAGGAATCCACGTCTGGCAAATCAGCTCTTTAGAGCATTCCTTCAAGGGTTTGATCGTGAAGTAGAGAAGCGTGATCATCGAGCAAAAGTATTACTAGCCGAAAACATTAATCCTGGCTTGCAGAAAGCATCCATGCGCCGTTATTTTGCACGCCTTGGCTTCCAAATGCTTGGAGGGAATCAACTTGGCGGTGAAATTTGGGCAAGAAAGCTCAAAACACATTTCTCATTTTAGTCCTCAACCACGGCAATCACTTTCTTCTCCAAGGCAGCTTCCAGCCAAGTTTCGATAGCGGACTTGCATTCATCTGAAGTGACTTCATATTCCTCCTGTAAATTCTTGCAGAGTTCAGGCAGTGTTGGCTGTGTCTTTAGTGCATTCCAAATAGCTGAGCCTGTCTCGTTAAGAACAAGATAGTCGCAGGTATTGCTTTGAAATAAAGCTACATCGCCATCGAGTTCAGTGCAAACAGCTTGGTGATGCTGCTTAAAGCGTTTGGTGCCACTTACCATTTAACTTTTAAAACTCGTCATTAGCATCTTGTCAATAATGGCATAGAAATCGGTTAGGACATGGCACGTCAACCGCGCTATCTGCCAGCAGGACATTCCTTTCACCTCACGCTCAGGTGCAATAGCCGTCAGTTTCTAATTGCCCAAGGCTTGAGACGTGATGTTCTGTTAGCTGTGCTCGCTAAAGCCAAGCAGAGGGTGCCACACAAGTTGTATGCGGTGTGCCTGATGGCTAATCACCTGCATCTGCTTCTGCGTCCTGATGATGCAAGTGAATTGCCAAAGCTGATGCATTGGATTGGCTGGTATTCAGCCATGGCTTTGAATCGTCTTTCTGGACGTTGCGGGCATTTTTGGGAAGCCAGGTATTACGCCACTGCCATTGCTCCAAAAGATCACAGGCGAGTGCTGAATACATTGCGCTACATCCATGCCAATCCCAAAGCAGCAGGAGTACGAAAGGGCTTCTATGACCCCTATTCCAATTACGGGCATTACGGAAGATTGGAATGTGATGGCATCAGTGAGTGGCACCCAAGCTTTCTGCAATTGGCATCAAGCCTTAAGGGTTGCTCCAGGCGATATGCACGGTTCTGCCAGTACTACCGGCACAAAAGCAAAGGCGGCTCTAGGTGCCATTGGGGCTCAAGGATGCTGAACCGTCTGGTTGAAAAAGGCAGAAGCAGTCAAAGCAGGAAGAACCGGGTCTCACCAGGGCAGCAGAAACTACCCTTTGCTTTTGACATCAGACTCAATCAAATTCCAGAAGGCTGGCATCAAGTTGCGGTGAGATTTAGAAGGGCAAATGGCATCCGTGATGGTGATTCAAGAATGCTGCTTTAATCAATTATTTCGCGATTAATCACACAATAATAGAGTCAATACCTACATTACTAGCAGAACTAAATGCGAAAGCAGTATTTACTATGCCTAGGCTCTAATGCAACTTAAATATTAAATATAATATCCTAAGCAAGCCAACCCTAAGCTTAGATCGTGCCAGGTATTGAACCATCAATTAGCTGCTTTTATGAGAGTTTTGATGACATATCAAATCCTAGATGGGCTTGTACTCAAGTACTCACGGGTTCTTAACGGGTTCCCAGCCGTTAGCGGTTGCATCTTTTGCGCCAGGGCTACAATGTGCCAGGGCTAGCTTGCGGTTGGCAGCCGTTGAAAAAACCGAGGTTGCAGCCGTTCCGAACCGGTCAGTCGGGGTACCGACCGAAGCTCCAGAACGGGGTACCGACCTTATCAATTTACCATTGCGCGGATCAAACACTTTGCATGAAACTGCTGCATCATGAACGCGGATATTCCTGTTTTTAACGCTTTCAGATAAGGCTTGAATCGTTGGCTTTTGCCATGCTTTTTTCTTCGTTTCTGCAGCTGAACTATTGCTACCAAAGCGATACTCAATGTTGCCTGACACTCTGGTTTCAAACGCTTCGTCATAGGAAACATTGATCCCAGCAGTTAATCCATAAGCGATCTGATAATCCAGCTCAACCTGCACGCCAGAACCATCTGCTTCTCCTAGATCACCGCTTTGGTAGTAATAACCAATTGAGGCATCCCACTCTGGAGTGATTGCATAACCAACATCAAGCCCATAGGTATCAAGCGCCCCGCCTTGAAAGGCTCTATTTAGCTGCTGCTCTGTATCACCAACAGGGATTAAGGCATAGGCATTGAAGTTCCAGCTATCTGATACTGCTTCTAAACCTGCTGCAATCTGCTGGAAAAAAGCACTTTCCTTGTCGTAGAGCGTGACACCTGTTTCAGCATTGCCTGTATTCATCGGCCTGCTGTCATAGCCGCCGTTCAGCCCATACATCCAGCTGCGGTCGCTGTTCAGCCAGCGATAACCAAGCCTTGAGGAGGTGCTGATCGTGGTGCCAGCAACAGTGGTGTTGATGATGCTGCTGTCATTGCCGTAATCAGCAAAGTTCGCATTGAGCAGTACATCAGCAAAGAACACACTGTTCTCGCCTACAGCGATTGGAAGGAACCCACCAATGCCTGCTTGATTTGGTGTTCCTGCTCCTTGTAGTGCGCCTTGAAAACCCCAGTTGAACTTGACTGCATCCTTGAGGTTGATCTCCATCACCCCTAGATCATCTGCGCCACCTGTCTCTTGAGCAGCAGCAGACAGCAGTGCACTGTTAGCGATTGCGAGTGCGGCAGCTCCGCTCAGCGATAACGACAGGCGCAGTGAACGCTGCATTGATAAGGATGGGATCTATTAAGCGCAGAATGCCTCGCTTTGATGGCAGATGAGAGCTGCAGTAGGCAGTTTCAGCTTTGCTGCTATTCAGTAGGCAATAAAAAACCCCGCTCGTGGCGGGATTGAACATTAGCTACCACTTGCTATCAGTTGATGCTTGGGTGTAATTTGGCAGCCTTTTCGGCGAATAGATGATTAATCTCTAGCCCTTAGAAGTTAGTTGCCTAAACAAAACGATCAGCGGTTCAAGGCTTCCTGCTCTTGGGTACAGTTCGGATTAAGTAGTCGGTCACCTGTTCGCAGTGATTTCACTTCTAATGCAGCAGCACGAAGATCAGCTCTGAAAACAGAATCGCTGTGGAGCTGTGCCACCGTCGCTGAACCCATTACAAATCCTGCCTGGACATCACTTTCCCAGTGAACATTGCAAACATTTCTGCTTTCACCGTAAGTAATACCGCGAGCCAAGATCTGGTCCTGCCTCTCAGGCGCTATCTCGCTGAGAATAAGAGCCCATGCCCAGCCAACCGAGGTATGACCTGAAGGGTATGAACCGTCTTCTCTCAGAGCGTTCTCAATTTCTGGAGTGCAAACCGGTTTTCCATTTTGAGTGAAAGGCCGAGGTCGTTGATAATGGTTTTTGGCGCGATAGGTAGCTAAACCCGCATCAGTTAATGAACGTCTGAGGAGGATATAGAGCTTAGGTGTATCTTCCTGGGTGATCTGAATCCCCAAGGCACATGAATAGATGCCAGAGGCGGTAGGAAAATCAAGATCCGCATCACGTGTAGCTAGGTCCCAACGTGAACTACCTTGGAGAGGCAAATTATCTTCTGCTGTCGCAACATCAAGGGCGTAGGCAGCAGAATTTTTTTTCGGTGGAGCAGCTAAAAGCTTTAGGGAATCGGGCAGGGAGTCAGGCTTGAGATAGCCCTTCATATACCCCTTGAGTGAGCCTGTTTGGATTTCCTTAAAACCAGGAGGAGAACCAATCTCTGACTCGCAATCCGTGCCGGATTCAGCCATAGCTGGCAGTCCAACACTTGCATTGACAGTGGCTAGAGAAAAAGCGACAAAGCTAATCCAAAAACGATGCATGCTTATTTAGGCAATTATCCTGTCTAAACCATATATCGCAATTCATCTTTATTGCTTAAGAAAACAATTTCTTATTTAGGCTGATGACTGGTGGCATTATTTTTATCCGATCAGCTGATCAAGGTCTTTGGCTCGTTGAGAAAGTTCCGATGTCCAGAGAAAGAGCAATCAAAACGACACAGACGAGTCCTAGCTAAACCAGCTTCACTTCATCTGAGTGTCGAGGGTCATTGGTAAGTGGCAACTGCTTGAAGCATTCCCCGCTGCAATAAAAACTCCGCTTGTGGCGCGCTGCAATATACCTAGCTGACACCCTTATTTTAGCGATCTCGTTTTATCTAATTTCAGCTCAATCGTGCCAGGTATTGAACCATCAATAACATGTCGGGGTTGGGCCCGTACTCTTGCGGCAACGTTCCCAGCCGCCACCATAGAACGATGTCTTACTTGGGTTACCTGGGTTACAGTGGAGGTCAGAACGAACCCCGCGTGCGCGTTGGCTCGCTTTCCAAAAACTTAGGTTCGTTCCACTACTTCCTGCTGTTGAAGCCCTACTACCCGGATCGTTGTGCCGTACTGGTTTACCATCCAATTCATTAAATATCTTGCACACCGCATCTGGATCTGCTGCATCATGAACGCGGATATTCCTGTTTTTAACGCTTGCAGATAAGGCTTGAATGGTTGGCTTTTGCCATGCTTTTTTCTTGGTTTCTGCAGCTGAACTATTGCTACCAAAGCGATACTCAATGTTGCCTGACACTCTGGTTTCAAAAGCTTCGTCATAGGAAACATTGATGCCAGCAGTTAATCCATAAGCGATCTGATAATCCAGCTCCACCTGCACGCCTGATCCATCTGCTGTTCCTAGATCACCGCTTTGGTAGTAATAACCAACAGAGGCATTGAGTTCAGGGGTGATGAAATACCCAACATCAAGGCCATAGGTATCAAGCGCCCCACCGAGATAACGCGCATTGAGGCGCTGCTCTGTATCACCAACAGGAATCAAGGCATAAGCATTGAAGTTCCAGGTATCAGAGACTGCTTCTAAACCTGCTGCAATCTGCTGGAAAAAAGCACTTTCCTTGTCGTAGAGCGTGACACCTGATTCTGCATTACCTGTATTCATCGGCCTGCTGTCATAGCCGCCATTCACGCCATACATCCAGCTGCGATCACTATTCAGCCAGCGATACCCAAGCCTTGATGAGGTGCTGATTGTTGTACCAGCAACTTCTGTATTGACGATGCTGCTGTTGCCGCCGTAATCAGCAAAGTTGGCATTGAGCAGTACATCAGCAAAGAACACACTGTTCTCGCCTACAGCGATTGGAAGGAACCCACCAATGCCTGCTTGATTTGGTGTGCCTGCTCCTTGTAGTGCCCCTTGAAATCCCCAGTTGAACTTGACTGCATCCTTGAGGTTGATCTCCATCACCCCGAGATCATCTGCGCTGCCAACGTCTTGAGCAGCAACAGGCAAAAGAGCGCCGTTAGAGAGTGCCAGTGCAGCAACACCACTCAGCGATAACGACACCCGCAAGGAACTCTGCATTGATAAGGATCTATTGAGCGCAGAATGGCTTGCTTGTGCTGCTGTTGCCCGCTGCAGTAGGCAGTTCCAGCTTTGGTGTATCAAAAGCTACAAATTTACCGTTCGTGGCGGGCTGCTGGGTGCAATGTCCCTAGCTGACACCCTTATTTTAGAGATCTCGTTTTATCTATTTTCTGCTCAATCGTTCCAGGTATCGGATGGCATTTAGGCGTGATCAAGCAGTGATCAAAGAAATAAAAAGACGCTGTCATGGCAGAGGCTTGGTTGGCAACGCTATTTATTATTTAGCTGCATCTACTACTACGTCCAATGCTCCAAGCTCACCCGCCACACCCTTCGCATTCGCGCCAAAAGTTCGTCCGCCTATCACTCCCTGACCCGTACAGTAAAACATTTCCTGAAGAACACTGCATTCGTTGCCATACACCGGAACGCAATCATTGGGATTTCCATTCCATCCGCTTTGCCCATGACCTTGCCACCGGCTGTAGCTTGGATTATGACACCTTAACGTGTCCCAATACATTTTACACACGCCCTTAGTACATCTCACGTCATGTACTCTGACAGCCCTGTTCTTGGGTGATGCTGTTAACGCATTAATTGTTGGATTCTCCCACTTTTTCTTCGTCGCTGCTGTTGTACTTGGTCCACCAAAGCGAACTTCAATATCAGCTGAAACTCTTGTATCGAATGCTTCGTCGTAGGAGATATTGACCCCTGCTGTTACTCCACTGGTCATCTCATACGCAAGACGTCCGAGTACGCCAGAACCATTAGCTGTTCC contains the following coding sequences:
- a CDS encoding efflux RND transporter periplasmic adaptor subunit, with protein sequence MVSQQRQTPLLAKDHDLTSLTRLSGDRRRRKRLVIAGVAAAVVGGGSLIWMLTSTRSGGRDLSDYTVQATRGSLPGVVTASGELEAIRRVNVSPRRQGLLEALLVDEGARVEKGQVLARMDRGDFQDRLDELQALARQAKADYEAKAADYKRRRTLFTSGVISAEDRDDYRARYLSSKANFEAAQERIQQRDIEGGELLIRAPFSGVITERYAEPGSFVTPTTAASSSAGATSSSIVELSEGLEVTAKVPESDIGRIKIGQVANVRVDAFPDQSFAAEVRDIAPRAEKTNNVISFEVELTLLNPPPILRIGMTADVNFQTGRTAASTLVPTVAIVTEDGKPGVLLVGKNDQPTFKSIELGASGGSQSAILSGVEPGTQVFIDLPPWAKQRD
- the ychF gene encoding redox-regulated ATPase YchF is translated as MLKAGIVGLPNVGKSTLFNALVANAQAQAANFPFCTIEPNVGTVAVPDDRLQKLSDLSKSKELIPTRMEFVDIAGLVKGASQGEGLGNKFLSNIREVDAIVHVVRCFEDDDVIHVSGSVGPARDAEVINLELGLADLSQIEKRRERLKKQMRTSKEAQVEDEALARIQEVLEAGGAARSIELTDEEALMIKPLGLLTAKPIIYATNVSEDDLAAGNGYCEEVAALAEKEGAESVRISAQVEAELVELGEEECADYLQGLGVSEGGLRSLIRATYRLLGLRTYFTTGEKETRAWTFRAGMTAPQTAGVIHTDFERGFIRAQTIGWEKLLEAGSLSEARNKGWLRSEGKDYLVDEGDVMEFLFNV
- a CDS encoding sulfotransferase domain-containing protein, producing MTEDHSYWYLASYPKSGNTWCRVFITELMRLAGENPGEELNLNQDIETGAIASSRLWLDDQLGINSCDLSFSELDPLRGRAGASAWLFAEGERFHKVHDAFKSPDSRGRPVVSTTCCSGVVYILRHPEDVVVSLSHFFSWPLDRCVDSLLDPSAALVPGERFGGHQVRQHMGRWDQHVRSWADQTQLPVLIMRYEDMLAKGSETFTKLATFLGLPTDSKLIDQALENTSIDRLKKLEEDVDGFAEKPAGCERFFRSGRTGEGAEQLSIEQRKRLANGLSEAMNRFEYEGPDVD
- a CDS encoding PqqD family protein encodes the protein MVSGTKRFKQHHQAVCTELDGDVALFQSNTCDYLVLNETGSAIWNALKTQPTLPELCKNLQEEYEVTSDECKSAIETWLEAALEKKVIAVVED
- a CDS encoding transposase; protein product: MARQPRYLPAGHSFHLTLRCNSRQFLIAQGLRRDVLLAVLAKAKQRVPHKLYAVCLMANHLHLLLRPDDASELPKLMHWIGWYSAMALNRLSGRCGHFWEARYYATAIAPKDHRRVLNTLRYIHANPKAAGVRKGFYDPYSNYGHYGRLECDGISEWHPSFLQLASSLKGCSRRYARFCQYYRHKSKGGSRCHWGSRMLNRLVEKGRSSQSRKNRVSPGQQKLPFAFDIRLNQIPEGWHQVAVRFRRANGIRDGDSRMLL
- a CDS encoding carbamoyl-phosphate synthase → MQRSLRLSLSLSGAAALAIANSALLSAAAQETGGADDLGVMEINLKDAVKFNWGFQGALQGAGTPNQAGIGGFLPIAVGENSVFFADVLLNANFADYGNDSSIINTTVAGTTISTSSRLGYRWLNSDRSWMYGLNGGYDSRPMNTGNAETGVTLYDKESAFFQQIAAGLEAVSDSWNFNAYALIPVGDTEQQLNRAFQGGALDTYGLDVGYAITPEWDASIGYYYQSGDLGEADGSGVQVELDYQIAYGLTAGINVSYDEAFETRVSGNIEYRFGSNSSAAETKKKAWQKPTIQALSESVKNRNIRVHDAAVSCKVFDPRNGKLIRSVPRSGASVGTPTDRFGTAATSVFSTAANRKLALAHCSPGAKDATANGWEPVKNP
- a CDS encoding phosphatase PAP2 family protein encodes the protein MHRFWISFVAFSLATVNASVGLPAMAESGTDCESEIGSPPGFKEIQTGSLKGYMKGYLKPDSLPDSLKLLAAPPKKNSAAYALDVATAEDNLPLQGSSRWDLATRDADLDFPTASGIYSCALGIQITQEDTPKLYILLRRSLTDAGLATYRAKNHYQRPRPFTQNGKPVCTPEIENALREDGSYPSGHTSVGWAWALILSEIAPERQDQILARGITYGESRNVCNVHWESDVQAGFVMGSATVAQLHSDSVFRADLRAAALEVKSLRTGDRLLNPNCTQEQEALNR
- a CDS encoding carbamoyl-phosphate synthase, coding for MQSSLRVSLSLSGVAALALSNGALLPVAAQDVGSADDLGVMEINLKDAVKFNWGFQGALQGAGTPNQAGIGGFLPIAVGENSVFFADVLLNANFADYGGNSSIVNTEVAGTTISTSSRLGYRWLNSDRSWMYGVNGGYDSRPMNTGNAESGVTLYDKESAFFQQIAAGLEAVSDTWNFNAYALIPVGDTEQRLNARYLGGALDTYGLDVGYFITPELNASVGYYYQSGDLGTADGSGVQVELDYQIAYGLTAGINVSYDEAFETRVSGNIEYRFGSNSSAAETKKKAWQKPTIQALSASVKNRNIRVHDAADPDAVCKIFNELDGKPVRHNDPGSRASTAGSSGTNLSFWKASQRARGVRSDLHCNPGNPSKTSFYGGGWERCRKSTGPTPTCY